A genomic stretch from Anopheles nili chromosome X, idAnoNiliSN_F5_01, whole genome shotgun sequence includes:
- the LOC128729076 gene encoding glutamine-dependent NAD(+) synthetase, with protein MGHKVRVAVATLNQWAMDFQGNFERIAQSISIAEENGATYRTGPELEVSGYSCEDHFHEPDTYMHCWEVLLAIINECESTRMLIDVGMPVQHRNVTYNCRVAFYNGRVVLIRPKMIMCDDGNYRETRWFSPWTKERQTEDYQLPRFVALALNQETVPIGDAVIATLDTCLGYEICEELWNPRSKHIDMSLAGVEIIVNGSGSYMQLRKAHITTDLIRNASYKAGGAYLFSNLRGCDGQRVYFNGCSAVALNGAIIARGRQFALNEVDVTIASFDLQDIRAYRGALRSRSSLAAATPTYPRVQLMCELAELDRQHPGSPVSSPLEEWVYHRPEEEIALGPACWLWDYLRRSGQGGFFLPLSGGVDSSSTAIIVYSMCRLVVEAIEEGDQRVLEDCRKILAEPLYIPSSATELCGRLLFTCYMGTENSSRETRDRAATLASQLGSFHLDIGIDSAVRALLSIFQLATGMLPRFRASGGCPRQNLALQNIQARTRMVLSYLFAQLMLWVRNRPGGLLVLGSANVDEALRGYMTKYDCSSADINPIGGISKVDLRRFLLYAQTEFGLPIVADIVVAPPTAELEPLVDGAIAQTDEEDMGLTYQELSDFGRLRKQAFCGPFSMFCKLAASVGTDGSDRTVKDVADRVKHFFRCYAINRHKMTVLTPSYHAESYSPDDNRFDHRPFLYRANWNWQFRAIDAEMRLLTAHQARLEEERPLLTTMPTATSQPNFATSPIERLDYDPFFLFNNADNTDVGSAAGAHQLVHQTSGLYLPGRGDTSTGQLTMGLTKSHSSGGYSRMHSSVMGKIKDRTGVPV; from the exons ATGGGTCACAAAGTGCGTGTGGCGGTGGCCACCCTCAACCAGTGGGCCATGGATTTCCAGGGAAACTTTGAGCGCATCGCACAGTCGATCAGCATCGCGGAGGAAAATGGCGCCACCTATCGGACTGGCCCGGAACTGGAAGTcag TGGGTACAGCTGCGAGGATCACTTCCACGAGCCAGACACATACATGCACTGTTGGGAGGTTCTGCTCGCGATCATAAATGAGTGTGAATCGACCCGGATGTTGATCGACGTCGGTATGCCGGTGCAGCACCGTAACGTGACGTACAACTGCCGAGTGGCGTTCTACAACGGGCGCGTCGTGCTGATCCGGCCCAAGATGATCATGTGCGACGATGGCAACTACCGCGAGACGCGTTGGTTCTCGCCCTGGACGAAAGAACGCCAGACGGAGGACTACCAGTTGCCGCGGTTCGTTGCGCTCGCGCTTAACCAAGAAACGGTGCCGATAGGTGACGCGGTCATCGCCACACTCGACACCTGCCTGGGGTATGAGATCTGCGAGGAGCTGTGGAACCCGCGCAGCAAGCACATCGACATGTCACTCGCCGGTGTCGAGATCATCGTGAACGGGTCGGGTAGCTACATGCAGCTACGCAAAGCGCACATCACCACCGATCTGATCCGGAACGCGAGCTATAAGGCGGGTGGTGCGTACCTGTTCAGCAACCTGCGCGGTTGCGATGGCCAGCGGGTGTATTTCAACGGTTGTTCGGCTGTCGCGCTAAATGGTGCCATCATCGCACGCGGCCGCCAGTTTGCGCTGAACGAGGTCGACGTGACGATCGCTTCGTTCGATCTGCAGGACATCCGGGCGTATCGAGGTGCCCTACGGTCGCGCAGCTCACTTGCCGCTGCCACACCGACCTATCCGCGCGTGCAGCTGATGTGTGAGCTGGCCGAACTGGACCGGCAGCATCCGGGTTCGCCCGTTAGCAGCCCTCTCGAGGAATGGGTTTACCATCGGCCGGAAGAGGAGATCGCTCTCGGGCCGGCCTGCTGGCTGTGGGATTATCTACGCCGGTCCGGACAGGGTGGTTTCTTCCTGCCGCTGAGTGGCGGTGTCGATTCCAGCAGCACCGCCATCATCGTCTACTCCATGTGCCGGCTGGTGGTGGAAGCGATCGAGGAGGGTGACCAACGGGTGCTTGAGGACTGCCGTAAGATCCTTGCCGAACCGCTGTACATACCGAGCAGTGCCACGGAGCTGTGCGGTCGATTGCTGTTCACCTGCTACATGGGCACTGAAAACTCGAGCCGAGAGACCCGTGACCGGGCGGCGACCCTAGCATCCCAGCTGGGCAGCTTTCATCTTGACATCGGCATCGATAGTGCAGTGCGTGCGCTGTTGTCTATTTTCCAGCTGGCAACGGGTATGCTACCTCGGTTCCGAGCATCCGGAGGCTGTCCCCGACAGAACCTAGCCCTACAGAACATCCAAGCGCGGACGCGGATGGTGCTGTCGTACCTGTTCGCGCAGTTGATGCTGTGGGTGCGTAACCGACCCGGTGGGCTGCTCGTGCTGGGATCGGCCAACGTCGACGAGGCGCTGCGTGGGTACATGACCAAGTACGACTGTTCGTCGGCGGATATCAACCCGATCGGTGGCATCTCAAAGGTGGACCTACGCCGGTTCCTGCTATACGCCCAGACCGAGTTTGGGTTGCCGATTGTGGCGGATATAGTGGTCGCACCACCCACGGCCGAGCTCGAGCCGCTCGTTGATGGTGCGATTGCGCAGACGGATGAGGAGGACATGGGTCTCACCTACCAGGAGCTGAGCGATTTTGGGCGCCTTCGCAAGCAAGCCTTCTGCGGTCCGTTCAGCATGTTTTGCAAGCTGGCCGCGTCGGTGGGCACCGACGGCAGCGACCGCACCGTGAAGGACGTCGCTGATCGGGTGAAGCACTTCTTCCGTTGTTACGCCATCAATCGGCACAAGATGACGGTGCTGACACCGTCGTATCACGCGGAATCGTACAGCCCCGACGACAACCGGTTCGATCACCGACCGTTCCTGTACCGCGCCAACTGGAACTGGCAGTTCCGGGCGATCGATGCCGAAATGAGGCTACTCACAGCACACCAGGCGCGGCTCGAGGAAGAGCGGCCGCTGCTGACCACCATGCCAACGGCCACCAGTCAGCCAAACTTCGCCACCAGCCCAATCGAACGATTGGACTACGATCCGTTTTTCCTCTTCAATAATGCTGACAACACCGACGTTGGCAGTGCTGCAGGTGCACACCAGCTCGTCCACCAGACGAGTGGTCTCTACCTGCCGGGGAGAGGTGACACCTCCACGGGTCAGCTTACGATGGGGCTGACCAAATCACACAGCAGCGGCGGATACAGCCGGATGCACTCGAGCGTAATGGGGAAGATTAAGGACCGCACCGGCGTGCCTGTTTAA
- the LOC128728923 gene encoding transcriptional regulator ovo-like: MPKIFLIKNRLHQQQLRLVEEAQKNSHDGGSVDDTNIVDGAVGACEGSEVGTSEPLSLVSRKREHDDAAERDIFSEENRLSPPCRKRATSPSIPIFASSGSATDSTTGCDPTTATGSTHDGTSNSRAASAFSNSLAAYHHRSNALCLRNSGTPAKESSTSPLTASVGHQRHHILGGPGRRPALPHCPKDDEADSSSSSSDEAVPADLAGCSRRPPFVSRPVGTFLDGRKSRPPTRSASPPPPPPPLPVHVTNVVKQPLSCDQRKDPSAVKFDKRRPSTSAIVASPCRRVTEGPSPYVGARGHVLTNAERKVYPPTPPPLPPAPEVASRSSTQDDERSKDEPARGSDLRKEQQTPPGPVSEAVIREEPQVPGSEQHRRLRLPSPSPPPAKDRIPSPMVPFGAAVRCSVIQRTPVVRKPAPEDASSTHQPAQQHQHLDANPRAVDLKVRPVVVLAVEPEQEQPIDYHIPKRPAAATANGEDQELEDRMVCMRREARQMQQQAALLRNQLQPFRAGSTVAARAAAAAAVISGIMQGAAGHGRSSNNGGSGQSNGGGGGGNGGGGASNNGGGGTGGGGGGGGIGFSSGGGGGGALGAGGAGGGMGGRDGRSNYGPNSPPTGSLPPFYESLKGGGASGGLNGYNANGGFLTNSASYQQLLSSLECDAVAQDLAGAGGGGAGGPGTGLGSGVILGLGSGFTYGSATDGGGGGGGGTTAGQGNGTSAAAVAAAVMGKHCTLTMLHNHFGLALKDEVDLGYDAKVVDPTLHGLYASATVDGGGAGGGGTGSAGYDVADSMMDMGDSMQLTATLTTYPSSAGASPNGLLDGCLSDAEFSLYSRGMHDEQSSNCNDLELTSTPSLTPDSVSASLHQIDTVHDALGDAYPTSGGTSDQQQGTPAGGGAGGPHAHLVLPREYTNMAVAAAASFVGTQHGGLGGYHGKYHSTSAAQDGGQPASYLSNGGNGSSPYGSFQPLLRYDQLDAHSNLSLPSPGGGSSLDFDLHQTLQPLQGPFAMNLQLASAGPAAHLQQHQQQQQQQQQHQQHQQLTSHQRSSGGVRSPGGNSTSSVSSSASSAAAGAALGTHNVPVAGPPPAVLATTIQNQLGLPADSELQFVNGGHGIKNPLAIENVPLRMRSEDRHSGKQISATTSGKSRNHHQQQQQQQHNHHQQHLHQLQPQHPAQQQLQQQQQQQQQQQQHHHLQPQLHIEGASSGSSPSVSSSTSSSASSPNSCGSPGGGNGASSGTAGGSTAEDDQNRFVCRICSKTFSLQRLLNRHMKCHSDVKRYLCTFCAKGFNDTFDLKRHTRTHTGVRPYKCNLCEKSFTQRCSLESHCLKVHGVQHQYAYKERRTKMYVCEECGHTTNEPEVHYMHLKEKHPYSPALLKFYDKRHFKFNNAAFANNLLGSLPMPVHN, from the exons AGCGTGATATCTTCAGTGAGGAAAACCGCCTCAGCCCACCCTGCCGGAAGCGAGCAACATCACCCTCAATTCCGATATTCGCCTCATCAGGCTCAGCGACAGACTCAACCACCGGTTGCGATCCAACAACAGCCACCGGTTCAACCCACGATGGCACCAGCAACAGTCGAGCAGCTTCAGCATTCAGCAACAGTCTGGCGGCGTATCACCACCGAAGCAACGCGCTCTGCCTCCGCAACAGCGGCACCCCTGCCAAAGAATCGTCAACCTCGCCGCTGACCGCCTCCGTCGGTCACCAGCGGCATCACATCCTGGGAGGTCCTGGTCGTCGACCAGCCCTACCACACTGCCCGAAAGACGACGAGGCAgatagcagcagtagtagcagtgATGAAGCAGTACCAGCCGATCTAGCAGGATGTTCTCGACGACCACCGTTCGTAAGCCGCCCAGTAGGCACGTTTCTGGATGGCCGGAAGTCGCGACCACCGACTCGCTcggcatcaccaccaccaccaccaccaccattaccCGTGCATGTGACAAACGTGGTGAAGCAACCATTATCCTGCGACCAGCGAAAGGATCCTTCGGCGGTGAAGTTCGACAAACGACGCCCTTCAACGTCGGCGATTGTTGCAAGTCCTTGCCGGCGGGTTACCGAAGGTCCTTCCCCGTATGTTGGGGCCCGTGGGCACGTCCTCACCAACGCCGAACGTAAGGTGTACCCACCTACGCCTCCTCCGCTACCTCCGGCACCGGAGGTAGCCTCGAGAAGCAGCACGCAGGACGACGAACGGTCGAAGGACGAGCCGGCACGTGGCTCG GACCTTCGCAAGGAGCAGCAAACACCGCCAGGTCCGGTGAGTGAAGCGGTCATCCGTGAGGAACCGCAGGTGCCGGGAAGTGAGCAGCACCGCCGATTGCGACTCCCCTCACCAAGCCCACCACCGGCGAAGGATCGTATCCCTTCACCGATGGTACCATTTGGAGCCGCCGTCCGTTGTTCCGTCATCCAGCGAACACCGGTGGTGCGTAAACCTGCACCAGAGGATGCGTCGTCGACGCATCAACCAgcacaacagcatcaacatcTGGATGCGAACCCGCGTGCGGTCGATCTGAAGGTACGCCCAGTCGTAGTGCTGGCTGTAGAACCTGAGCAGGAACAACCGATTGACTATCACATCCCGAAACGTCCGGCGGCAGCGACGGCGAATGGTGAGGATCAGGAGCTAGAAGACCGCATGGTATGCATGCGACGAGAGGCCCGACAGATGCAACAGCAAGCAGCGCTCCTCCGCAACCAACTGCAGCCGTTCCGCGCAGGATCAACGGTGGCAGCACGggcggcagcggcggccgCTGTCATCAGCGGTATCATGCAAGGAGCCGCAGGACATGGGCGCTCTTCGAACAATGGTGGAAGTGGCCAGTCcaacggtggtggaggtggcggtaatggtggaggtggtgcctCCAacaacggtggcggtggtacaggtggtggtggaggcggtggtggcatCGGATTCTCCTCgggaggcggtggtggaggcgcactGGGTGCAGGAGGTGCCGGCGGTGGTATGGGAGGAAGAGACGGACGCTCCAACTACGGACCCAACAGCCCACCAACGGGTTCGCTGCCACCGTTCTACGAGAGCCTGAAAGGAGGCGGCGCTAGTGGTGGTTTGAATGGATACAACGCGAATGGTGGCTTTCTGACGAACAGTGCCAGCTATCAGCAGTTGTTGAGCTCGCTTGAGTGTGATGCGGTCGCGCAGGATCTGGCAGGtgccggtggaggtggtgcagGTGGTCCAGGAACCGGACTGGGTAGTGGCGTTATCCTTGGGCTCGGTTCCGGCTTCACGTATGGCAGTGCAACGgatggaggtggtggtggtggaggaggaacCACGGCAGGCCAGGGCAACGGGACATCGGCGGCGGCAGTAGCGGCAGCGGTCATGGGCAAACACTGCACACTCACGATGTTACACAACCACTTCGGGCTGGCTCTTAAGGACGAGGTGGATCTCGGCTATGATGCGAAGGTTGTCGACCCTACACTGCATGGGTTGTACGCGAGCGCTACTGTGGATGGTGGAGGTGCTGGAGGTGGTGGCACAGGATCTGCAGGATACGACGTTGCAGACTCGATGATGGACATGGGAGACTCCATGCAGTTGACAGCTACACTCACGACGTACCCATCCTCGGCAGGTGCAAGCCCTAATGGACTATTGGACGGGTGTCTGAGTGATGCCGAATTTTCGCTCTATTCACGCGGTATGCATGATGAACAGTCGAGTAACTGCAATGACCTTGAGCTCACCTCTACGCCATCGCTCACACCCGACTCGGTCAGTGCGTCCCTGCACCAGATCGACACCGTGCATGACGCGCTCGGTGACGCCTACCCAACCTCTGGTGGAACATCCGACCAGCAACAGGGTACACCTGCAGGTGGAGGAGCAGGTGGTCCTCACGCACACCTAGTGCTACCGCGCGAGTACACCAACATGGCGGTGGCAGCTGCGGCCAGCTTCGTAGGCACGCAACATGGCGGACTTGGCGGCTACCACGGAAAGTATCACAGTACGTCGGCAGCCCAAGATGGTGGACAACCTGCCAGCTATCTGTCAAACGGTGGCAATGGCAGCTCACCGTATGGCTCCTTCCAACCGCTGCTGCGCTACGACCAACTAGATGCGCACAGCAATCTCTCACTGCCGTCACCTGGCGGTGGCTCCTCGCTTGACTTCGACCTGCACCAGACTTTGCAACCACTGCAGGGCCCGTTCGCCATGAATCTGCAGCTCGCTAGCGCCGGCCCGGCCGCTCAcctgcagcaacaccagcagcagcaacagcagcaacagcaacaccagcaacaccagcagttgACATCGCACCAGCGCTCGAGTGGTGGTGTGCGATCGCCAGGTGGCAACTCCACCTCATCCGTATCCTCAAGCGCGTCCTCGGCTGCTGCTGGGGCTGCTCTTGGTACCCATAACGTACCGGTTGCAGGACCTCCACCGGCGGTACTTGCGACCACCATCCAGAAT CAA TTGGGACTCCCAGCTGACTCAGAACTGCAGTTTGTGAATGGAGGACACGGTATCAAAAATCCACTGGCCATTGAGAACGTACCGCTGCGGATGCGCTCGGAGGATCGTCACAGTGGTAAGCAAATTTCAGCGACAACTAGCGGCAAATCacgcaaccaccaccagcaacaacagcaacagcagcataaccaccaccagcaacaccttCATCAACTGCAACCGCAACATCCGGCACAGCAGCAgttacagcagcagcagcagcagcagcaacaacaacagcaacaccatcatctCCAGCCGCAACTCCACATCGAGGGTGCGTCCTCGGGCTCGTCCCCATCCGTCTCGTCGTCCACCTCGTCGTCCGCTTCCTCACCGAACAGCTGTGGCTCGCCAGGTGGCGGCAATGGGGCCAGTAGTGGCACTGCCGGTGGATCAACAGCCGAGGATGACCAGAACCGCTTCGTTTGTCGTATCTGCTCGAAAACGTTCAGCCTGCAGCGGCTGCTGAACCGTCACATGAAGTGCCACTCGGACGTCAAGCGTTACCTCTGCACGTTCTGCGCCAAGGGCTTCAATGACACGTTTGATCTGAAGCGGCACACGCGTACTCACACCGGCGTGCGACCGTATAAGTGCAACCTGTGCGAGAAGTCGTTCACGCAGCGCTGTTCGCTTGAGTCGCATTGTCTCAAGGTGCACGGTGTTCAGCATCAGTACGCGTATAAGGAACGGCGGACGAAG ATGTACGTCTGCGAGGAGTGCGGCCACACGACGAATGAACCAGAGGTACACTACATGCACCTGAAGGAGAAGCACCCATACTCGCCTGCCCTGCTGAAGTTCTACGACAAGCGACACTTCAAGTTCAACAATGCAGCGTTTGCGAACAATCTGCTTGGCTCACTGCCGATGCCAGTGCATAACTGA